The DNA segment CTCAATAAAAACCTGAACATTGGCCTGAATATTTTTGGCCGCATCCAGGATGCCAATCAGCCTGGTGGTACTACTTCCAGCATTTTTTCGGCCATAACTTATACCCCAAACAATGCCTACAGTATTTTTAATCCTGATGGTTCTTTGGGGGGCAACAGTACCTTTTCAAATAACATTTACGGCATGCTCAACAATTCGGGATATCGTAAATCAAGCGCAAGGGACCTGGCTGCTGATATGGAGGTTACACAAAAGCTAAGTGATCTGGTACCGGGTCTATGGGTTAAAGGAAATATTTCCTATAACAATACCGTGGTTACCTCGGTAGACAGGAGCAAAGATTTTCTGGTGTACAATTTGGATATTGGCAGTGGAACACCTGTTTACACACAAATAGGGACCAGCAGGGCCCAGTCGACCACCTTATCTATAGGTACGCGCCGTACTTATACATATGGTAAGTTAAGCCTGGGTTACGATAAAAGTTTTAACGGGCACAACCTGAGCCTGCTGGCTTTGGCTGATAACCAGTCGACCACCGTCAACCTGGACCTGCCTGCCAGCTATACCAATATTGCCGGTAATGCCACCTATAACTTTAAAGAAAAATATTTTGCTGAAGCGGCATTGAGCTATGGCGGGCATAACCGCTTTAAACCGGGCAACAGGTTTGGCTTATTTTATGCCGCAGGCTTAGGTTGGAACCTGGCTAAAGAAGATTTTTTAAAGGATGTATCCTGGATCAGTATCCTTAAGCCACGTATCAATTATGGCCGCACGGGCAATGCAAATGTAGGCTACTATGTGTACGATCAATATTATGATTATGGTGCATCAGCTGCGGCCTATTATTTTGGCTCAACACCAGCCGTTGCCAGGTATTACAGGGAACTGCCCCTGGCCAATCCAAATGCAACCTGGGAAAAAGCAAATAAATTAAATATAGGTTTAGACCTGGAACTATTTGCCAGTCGATTTAAAATTACCTCAGAGTATTTTAACGACAGCTATTCCGACCTGATGCAGAACAGGGGCAAAACGATCCAGCTGATCGGGCAAACGTACACTGCAGAAAATGTAGGCAAAAACAGGTATAGCGGCTTTGAGAACAGTGTTTCCTGGAATGATAAATCGGCCTCCTTCGGTTATTTTGTTTCCGGAAACATTTCCATCCTGCAATCTAAGGTGATTTATCAGGACGAGATTTTTCGCCAGTACGACTATCAAAAGCGTACCGGTTTACCTGTAGACCAGGTTTTTGGTTACCTGGCCGATGGCTTTTTCCAGTCGCAGGCCGATATCAATGCCAGCCCTGCGGTAGATGGTTATACCCCTGTACCGGGCGATATTAAATATAAGGACCTGAATGGGGACGGCATCATCAACCAGTTTGATGAAACGGCATTGGGTACCCAAAAGCCAATGATCTATTATGGCCTGACTACCGGTTTTAATGTAAAAGGCTTTGATCTGAGTATTTCCATCCAGGGGGTGGCTAACCGGGACATTGTGTTTGCCAGTGGTTACAATTCGGTAGCTGATGCCAGGGAGTTTGATTTCCAGAACAGCGGCAATGCACAGGCATTTGAGCAGCATTTAAACCGCTGGACCCCTGCCAATGCAGCCAATGCCACTTACCCAAGACTTTCTATCGGTACCAATACCAATAACCAGCGCGCCTCAAGTTTCTGGGTACAGTCTATGGCCTACCTGCGCCTGCAAAATGTAGATCTGGGCTATACCATACCGGCCAGTTTAACCAGCAGGATTAAACTGAGCAGTGTGCGTGTTTTTGCAAATGCATTTAACGTATACTCTTTTGATAAACTAAACTATAGCGACCCGGAAGGTTATAACTCTATTTTTCCGCTCCGCAGAACGTTCAATATAGGCCTCAATGTTAAATTATAAATGCTAAGAACATGATAAATTATAAATATTCATTGTTTAGTCTGGCTTTTACAGCCCTGGTCTTTACCGCGTGTCAGAAACTGGAAGACCGTCCCCTGGAATTAATTACAGAAGAATACCTATGGGATTCCAAAGATTCGCTGGGTACCAATGCCAGTTATTTTTTAAACGATATTTATGCCGGCCTGCCCAATGGATACAACAGGATTGATGGTAATTTACTGGATGCAGCCAGTGATGATGCCGTTCCATCAGCCGACAATACGGCCATTTCCAGGTTCACCAATGGGGGCTATTCAGCACTGGTAAATGGTGATGATGCCTGGGGTAGTAATTACACTAGCATCAGGAAATGTAATCTTTTTGTACAGAACTTTCCCAAAGTGAACCTGAAAAAGTCTGATCCTGCCATATTTATACAGGGCCAGTACTGGAAGGCAGAAAACCGCTTTTTAAGGGCCATGTTTTATTATGAACTGATTAAACGTTATGGTGGGGTACCTTTGCTGGGCGACCGCGTACTGACCATTAACGATGACCTGAGACTGCCACGCAATTCTTTTGACGATTGTGTAAACTATATAGTAAGTGAATGTGATGCCATTAGCGGCGATTTAAGACCTGACCCGATCCCTGCTGGAGATTACGGCAGGATCACAAGATCCATTGCTTTAACCTTAAAGGCTAAGGCATTGGTACTGGCAGCCAGCCCGCTGAATAACCCAGGAAATGACATCGGTAAATGGAGAAAAGCAAAAAATGCACTGGCTGATGTGATCAGGACGGGTGTATATAGCCTGGAAACTTCTTTTGCCAATGTTTTTCTTGTCCGTAAAAATAACGAGGTGATCCTGGCCTACCAAAGGGCGCTGACATTTGATGTGGAAACCAATAATGCACCTGTTGGCTTTATTAATGGTACTACAGCCAGCCGCGGGCGGACCAGTCCTACCCAGGAGCTTGTAGATGCATTTCCGACCAGAAAAGGTTTGCCGATTACAACTGACCTGAAATCGGGCTCCAATCCGACAGGTTATGATGCAAATGATCCTTATGCCAACCGCGACCTGCGCCTGGATTTAACGGTATTTCGGAATGGCTCACGCTGGTTAGGCCGTGAGGTCGAAACATTTAACGGCGGCAGGGACCGTCCGGGAAATTCAACTGTACAGACCAAAACGGGTTATTATATGCGTAAGTTCATGGCCGATTTTTCTAATGGAACAGCCTATTCCAACCAGACCCATAATTTCCCGATATTCCGCTATGCCGATATCCTGCTATTGTTTGCAGAAGCTAAAAACGAAGTGGATGGCCCGGGTACAGGCGCGGATTCGGTATATACCTACCTGCGGGCCATCAGGGCAAGGGCCGGTATCCTGCTGGGTACAGCACCAAATACTTATGGCCTTACTGATGGCCTCAGGGCCGATCAGATGCGCGAACAGATCCGTAATGACCGGAGAGTGGAACTGGCATTTGAAGAACAGCGTTTCTGGGATTTAAGGCGCTGGAAAATTGCCGAACAGGTGTACAACAAACCTTTACATGGCATCCGTATTACCAAAACCGGAACCGCATTGAGCTACCAGGTAGAAACCTTGAGCATACCTTTCCAGTTTTTTGCACCAAGGATGTACAGGTATGCCATTCCGTACAGCGAAATTTCCAAAAATGTAAACCTAACACAAAATGAAGGATATCAATAATAATCCCGGAAGGGCTTATTAAAACTTAAATGATATAAGATTATGAAGAAAATAATACAAATGATCATCCTGCTCAACTGTTGTTTGCTGTCATTTATTGCAACTGCACAAACAACAATTCGTGGTACGGTTAAAGATAATGCAGGTGGTTTACCGGGGGTGAGCATACAGGAAAAAAATGGAAAGGGCAACGGGACCAGCACCAATGAAACAGGCGAGTTCCGGATTACCCTGAAAGGGAATTCCAATATTTTAGAGGTTACAGCCATAGGCTACCTGAAACAGGAAGTGAATGTGGCAGGCAAAACCACCGTAAACATTACACTGAAAGAAGACACCAAGGGCCTGGAAGAGGTGGTGGTAATTGGTTTTGGAACAGCCAAGAAAATAACAAATACAGGTGCCATCAGTACCATTTCGGCTGCTGATGTGCGCACTACACCCACGCCAAATATCCAGAATACGCTGGCAGGCCGTGCGCCGGGTTTTATTTCGCAGCAGCGCTCTGGCCAGCCCGGAAAAACCGGCGCCGATTTTTACATCCGGGGGGTCAACTCACTTTCGGGCGAATCGCAGAAACCTTTGATCATCGTCGATGATGTAGAATATACTTACGATCAGGTGGCACAGTTAGATGTGAACGAAATTGAAACCTTTACCATCCTGAAGGATGCCTCTACTACTTCTGTATATGGAATCAAGGGCGCCAACGGTGTATTGGTGATCACTACAAGACGTGGCAAGATAGGTAAGCCAAAAGTATTTTTCAATACGGAATCTGGTTTGCAGTCTGCCGTACACAAACCAAATTTCCTGGACGCCTATACCGTCGCCAGCTTAAAAAACGAGGCCATCAGGAATGACGACAACGGCACACCGCCGGAGTTTACTGATGCAGACCTGGAGCACTGGCGTTTAAAAGACGACCCTTATGGACATCCGGATGTAGACTGGTACAATGCCGTGTTTAGAAACAATGCTTACCAGGTCCGCAATACCGTAGACATTTCCGGAGGCAGTGAAAAGATCAAATACTTTGTATCCGCCGGACAGGTATTTCAGAACGGGGCCCTCAGAAACTTCAGCAAAGGTACGTATGAAGCCCCCGATAACAATTATGCTTATCAGCGCTATACCTTCCGGTCCAACCTGGATATGC comes from the Pedobacter heparinus DSM 2366 genome and includes:
- a CDS encoding RagB/SusD family nutrient uptake outer membrane protein — encoded protein: MINYKYSLFSLAFTALVFTACQKLEDRPLELITEEYLWDSKDSLGTNASYFLNDIYAGLPNGYNRIDGNLLDAASDDAVPSADNTAISRFTNGGYSALVNGDDAWGSNYTSIRKCNLFVQNFPKVNLKKSDPAIFIQGQYWKAENRFLRAMFYYELIKRYGGVPLLGDRVLTINDDLRLPRNSFDDCVNYIVSECDAISGDLRPDPIPAGDYGRITRSIALTLKAKALVLAASPLNNPGNDIGKWRKAKNALADVIRTGVYSLETSFANVFLVRKNNEVILAYQRALTFDVETNNAPVGFINGTTASRGRTSPTQELVDAFPTRKGLPITTDLKSGSNPTGYDANDPYANRDLRLDLTVFRNGSRWLGREVETFNGGRDRPGNSTVQTKTGYYMRKFMADFSNGTAYSNQTHNFPIFRYADILLLFAEAKNEVDGPGTGADSVYTYLRAIRARAGILLGTAPNTYGLTDGLRADQMREQIRNDRRVELAFEEQRFWDLRRWKIAEQVYNKPLHGIRITKTGTALSYQVETLSIPFQFFAPRMYRYAIPYSEISKNVNLTQNEGYQ
- a CDS encoding SusC/RagA family TonB-linked outer membrane protein, whose amino-acid sequence is MCNYYLKRKIVRLLFLLIPALTPALVFSQTAAVDTSRVYLLNKSQQKSNLLQSTATVYNEQLITTPAPSFLQALPGRLSGLYTRQRSGVQATDDPISVVDFKIRGQIPTILIDGVPRDFSSIEPESIESVTILKDALSTVMFGQRSSGNIIQVITKRPVATPFKLSFTAQHGLQSMINKSKPVSAADFAILYNEARNNDGLAPVYSAADILAYQTGSDPLFHPNNDYSKLFLNKNAALDRFNININSGNETARFYVAMDYQREGGFFNTADINTYNTNSGVDRYIVRSNVSIDLNKNLNIGLNIFGRIQDANQPGGTTSSIFSAITYTPNNAYSIFNPDGSLGGNSTFSNNIYGMLNNSGYRKSSARDLAADMEVTQKLSDLVPGLWVKGNISYNNTVVTSVDRSKDFLVYNLDIGSGTPVYTQIGTSRAQSTTLSIGTRRTYTYGKLSLGYDKSFNGHNLSLLALADNQSTTVNLDLPASYTNIAGNATYNFKEKYFAEAALSYGGHNRFKPGNRFGLFYAAGLGWNLAKEDFLKDVSWISILKPRINYGRTGNANVGYYVYDQYYDYGASAAAYYFGSTPAVARYYRELPLANPNATWEKANKLNIGLDLELFASRFKITSEYFNDSYSDLMQNRGKTIQLIGQTYTAENVGKNRYSGFENSVSWNDKSASFGYFVSGNISILQSKVIYQDEIFRQYDYQKRTGLPVDQVFGYLADGFFQSQADINASPAVDGYTPVPGDIKYKDLNGDGIINQFDETALGTQKPMIYYGLTTGFNVKGFDLSISIQGVANRDIVFASGYNSVADAREFDFQNSGNAQAFEQHLNRWTPANAANATYPRLSIGTNTNNQRASSFWVQSMAYLRLQNVDLGYTIPASLTSRIKLSSVRVFANAFNVYSFDKLNYSDPEGYNSIFPLRRTFNIGLNVKL